From Deinococcus ruber, the proteins below share one genomic window:
- a CDS encoding ROK family protein — translation MKYDVLDMAAVRVQHSLLLLRLLWQQSAPRIDLSRQVGLSRSAISSIVHDLLAAGLVCEGEARVSASVGRRATMLSLNQDAACLLAVDLGASHLRVALLNLRCAVLASSERPYEIGMGPDATYPLIRQMALEVLEASGVPESRLAAVGVGVPGPVDFRTGEVVRPPNMTGWDGENVARALGRYFQAPVLVDNDANLGVLAEWKFGELQGTPDLIYLKVATGIGAGVLLGGRLHRGVSGGAGEIGHISINEQGPLGRSGNPGSLESYAAAGVVLAKMRTRLHRYPSTALTEASSMSELARLSHTDPLARELWGEVGRHLGVAITTTLNLFNPAAVVFGGQMAAAGEPLLRAVRQVVEERAMQVNRGNVQIVASTLGRDIGVLGAGVMMLESLLSPEGIGQLTRVSRAQRPGAPTAKAGGVTASLGESQSDRLAGDLLPGRGAFQLHSGSRAPPLGAGESDVI, via the coding sequence ATGAAGTATGACGTTCTCGACATGGCCGCCGTGCGCGTCCAGCACAGTTTGTTGCTGCTGCGCCTGTTGTGGCAGCAGTCTGCGCCGCGCATCGATCTGTCACGTCAGGTCGGGCTGTCGCGCAGCGCCATCAGCAGTATCGTGCACGACCTGCTGGCGGCGGGGCTGGTGTGCGAGGGGGAAGCGCGGGTGAGTGCGTCGGTGGGGCGGCGGGCCACGATGCTGTCGCTGAATCAGGACGCGGCGTGTCTGCTGGCCGTCGATCTGGGAGCCAGTCATCTGCGGGTGGCGCTGCTGAATCTGCGCTGCGCCGTGCTGGCGAGCAGTGAACGGCCCTACGAGATCGGCATGGGGCCAGACGCCACGTATCCGCTGATTCGGCAGATGGCGCTGGAAGTGCTGGAAGCGTCGGGCGTGCCCGAGTCGCGGCTGGCAGCGGTGGGTGTGGGTGTGCCCGGCCCGGTCGATTTCCGCACGGGTGAGGTGGTGCGCCCGCCCAACATGACCGGCTGGGACGGCGAAAACGTGGCGCGTGCGCTGGGACGGTATTTTCAGGCTCCGGTACTGGTCGACAACGACGCCAACCTGGGCGTGCTGGCCGAATGGAAATTCGGAGAATTGCAGGGCACGCCCGACCTGATCTATCTGAAGGTCGCCACCGGCATCGGGGCAGGCGTGCTGCTGGGCGGGCGGCTGCACCGGGGCGTGAGTGGCGGCGCGGGTGAAATCGGGCATATCAGCATCAACGAGCAGGGGCCGCTGGGCCGCAGTGGAAACCCTGGCAGCCTGGAAAGTTACGCTGCCGCCGGTGTGGTGCTTGCCAAGATGAGAACGCGCCTGCACCGTTACCCCAGCACCGCGCTGACCGAAGCCAGCAGCATGAGCGAACTGGCACGGCTGAGCCACACCGACCCGCTGGCCCGCGAGCTGTGGGGCGAGGTCGGGCGGCATCTGGGCGTGGCGATCACCACCACCCTGAACCTCTTTAACCCGGCGGCGGTGGTGTTTGGCGGGCAGATGGCGGCAGCTGGAGAACCGTTGCTGCGGGCGGTGCGTCAGGTGGTCGAGGAACGCGCCATGCAGGTGAACCGGGGCAACGTGCAGATTGTCGCCAGCACCCTGGGCCGTGATATCGGCGTGCTGGGCGCGGGCGTGATGATGCTCGAATCGCTGCTGTCGCCGGAGGGCATCGGGCAACTGACGCGGGTCAGCCGTGCCCAGCGGCCCGGAGCGCCCACTGCAAAAGCGGGAGGCGTGACGGCCTCTCTGGGCGAGTCGCAGTCCGACCGGTTGGCGGGCGATCTGCTGCCCGGCAGAGGAGCATTTCAGCTGCACTCGGGTTCGCGTGCGCCGCCTCTGGGTGCTGGTGAATCCGACGTCATCTGA
- a CDS encoding carbohydrate ABC transporter permease, producing the protein MKRLSTDRLWSMLVLAPSVLLLAVFVYGFIFRTGYTSLTDWGNDPAQAFSLKPIIRYIGLQNYTDLFTSSLNVRFRQDLVSTLFFTVFFIAGCLGLGLSMALLLDRNPKAEGLWRTIFLFPMSLSFIVTGTIWRWMLQPQGGLNQLFHLDPAKNEWLTSRASIWGFDWNKIPLLTAVVVALALLVVAYRAFQSAQRTRMLVALGCAALLLIWALAVGPNVKMLPAPEMHGFNIAFIGIIIAAVWQMSGYTMALYLAGLRGIPEEIREAARVDGANEWSTYRLVIFPLLAPITLSAMIILGHISLKIFDLVFAMTGPDNGATDVPALLMYITSFRQNALAVGAAIGTVLLLLVAIIIIPYLFSQFRSQEGHS; encoded by the coding sequence TTGAAACGCCTGTCCACTGACCGTCTCTGGTCGATGCTGGTGCTTGCGCCGTCGGTGCTGCTGCTGGCGGTGTTCGTGTACGGATTTATCTTCCGCACCGGCTATACCAGCCTGACCGATTGGGGAAACGACCCGGCCCAGGCCTTCAGCCTGAAGCCCATCATCCGGTATATCGGCCTTCAGAATTACACCGATCTGTTTACCAGCAGCCTGAACGTGCGGTTTCGTCAGGACCTCGTGAGTACGCTGTTCTTCACGGTGTTTTTTATTGCCGGTTGCCTGGGGCTGGGCCTGAGCATGGCGCTGCTGCTCGACCGCAACCCCAAGGCCGAGGGTCTGTGGCGCACCATCTTCCTGTTTCCCATGAGCCTGAGCTTTATCGTGACCGGCACCATCTGGCGCTGGATGCTGCAACCTCAGGGCGGCCTGAATCAGCTGTTTCACCTCGATCCGGCCAAGAACGAATGGCTGACCAGTCGCGCCAGCATCTGGGGCTTTGACTGGAACAAGATTCCGCTGCTGACGGCTGTGGTCGTGGCATTGGCGCTGCTGGTGGTGGCGTACCGCGCCTTCCAGAGCGCTCAGCGTACCCGCATGCTGGTGGCGCTGGGCTGCGCGGCGCTGCTGCTGATCTGGGCACTGGCGGTCGGCCCCAACGTCAAGATGCTGCCCGCCCCCGAAATGCACGGCTTCAACATCGCCTTTATTGGCATCATCATCGCGGCGGTGTGGCAGATGAGCGGCTACACCATGGCGCTGTATCTGGCGGGTCTGCGCGGCATTCCCGAGGAGATCCGCGAGGCAGCCCGTGTAGACGGCGCGAACGAGTGGAGCACCTACCGTCTGGTGATCTTCCCGCTGCTGGCTCCGATCACACTGTCAGCCATGATCATTCTGGGGCACATCAGCCTGAAGATCTTCGATCTGGTGTTTGCCATGACCGGCCCCGACAACGGAGCCACCGACGTTCCCGCGCTGCTGATGTACATCACCAGTTTCCGCCAGAACGCGCTGGCAGTGGGCGCAGCCATCGGCACAGTGCTGCTGCTGCTGGTCGCCATCATCATCATTCCGTACCTGTTCAGCCAGTTCCGCAGCCAGGAGGGCCACTCATGA
- a CDS encoding DUF937 domain-containing protein: MNTLELLQNELGGTVMERLGSVLGLGAAQARSVGEVILPVQLGALARQVHLPGGAQKLLDMAGQVPQGSVQELIASDSGTQRLRQVGGALLPDLMGSSLDSEVRRLSDQTGVSGSSVHGLMQMVLPLVLGWLGTHARSLGLNAAGLGSLFAGLGGAGGVAGAVELGKVATAAVTPAVISAVVPPKVPVSAAIPVVGRVYNGPTGTMPHSNQALGRKPGFGWLWMLPLLLLLLLGGCFLLAGKPKTPFAIVTPLGGTTVTSPFTVKGTGTAGETVTLNENGAAVGTTKVADDGTYTLTVLTAAAGSHTYSLAESGNDKALDLKLTATQPFGFATPAVSALLPNGGFTLAGMGKPGDVLDIFENGVSLGKATVGADGKWSLTLPKLSLGTHTFSVKGPGGLDLSSIKTTVQAAVGQPAGGAFAVTFPAAGATLPAGAFTLKGTGKPGDVLEIFEDGTSLGKATVGADGTWTLGVPSPVAGAHTYSVKGQDGTELGSFQTTIAAAAAGASTATCTKPFSLSIKDGQTVSAPYRFGGVGSGQKYVITVLRGTRQIGSKTVALDPTCGWSYTSNPGKGTVTYSISEAGKSSAAGKITLTVK, translated from the coding sequence ATGAATACTCTGGAACTCTTGCAAAATGAACTGGGCGGTACGGTCATGGAACGGCTCGGCAGCGTGCTGGGTCTGGGAGCGGCTCAGGCTCGGAGCGTGGGCGAGGTGATATTGCCGGTCCAGCTCGGCGCTCTCGCGCGGCAGGTACATCTGCCCGGCGGCGCTCAGAAGCTACTCGATATGGCGGGGCAGGTGCCTCAGGGCAGCGTGCAGGAACTCATTGCCAGCGATAGTGGCACGCAGCGGCTGCGGCAGGTGGGTGGGGCGCTGCTTCCGGACCTGATGGGATCGTCGCTCGACAGTGAAGTTCGGCGTCTGTCGGATCAGACCGGGGTGAGCGGCAGCAGCGTACACGGACTGATGCAGATGGTGTTGCCGCTGGTGCTGGGGTGGCTGGGTACGCATGCCCGCAGCCTGGGCCTGAACGCGGCTGGGCTGGGCAGCCTCTTCGCCGGACTCGGCGGCGCGGGTGGCGTGGCAGGTGCGGTAGAGCTGGGCAAGGTGGCGACAGCAGCGGTGACCCCGGCGGTCATCTCTGCTGTGGTGCCCCCGAAGGTGCCGGTCAGCGCAGCGATTCCGGTGGTGGGGCGGGTTTACAACGGCCCGACTGGAACCATGCCGCACAGCAATCAGGCGCTGGGCCGCAAACCCGGCTTCGGCTGGCTCTGGATGCTGCCGCTGCTGCTGCTGCTGCTGCTCGGAGGCTGTTTCCTGCTGGCGGGCAAGCCCAAAACGCCGTTTGCCATCGTGACCCCTCTGGGCGGCACCACTGTGACCAGCCCCTTTACTGTGAAGGGCACCGGTACCGCCGGGGAAACTGTGACGCTAAACGAGAACGGGGCTGCCGTTGGTACGACCAAGGTTGCCGACGACGGCACCTATACCCTGACAGTGCTCACCGCTGCAGCAGGCAGCCACACCTACTCGCTGGCCGAATCGGGCAACGACAAGGCACTCGACCTGAAGCTCACGGCGACCCAGCCGTTCGGTTTCGCCACTCCGGCAGTCTCGGCGCTGCTGCCGAACGGCGGCTTCACGCTGGCAGGCATGGGCAAGCCCGGCGACGTGCTCGACATCTTCGAGAACGGCGTTTCGCTCGGCAAGGCCACGGTGGGCGCAGACGGCAAGTGGAGCCTGACGCTGCCTAAACTGTCGCTCGGCACTCACACCTTCAGCGTCAAGGGGCCGGGTGGCCTCGATCTGAGCAGCATCAAGACCACTGTTCAGGCGGCAGTGGGTCAGCCTGCTGGCGGTGCCTTCGCCGTAACTTTCCCGGCAGCTGGAGCCACTTTGCCTGCTGGAGCCTTCACCCTGAAGGGCACAGGCAAGCCCGGCGACGTACTGGAAATCTTCGAGGACGGTACCAGCCTGGGCAAGGCCACGGTAGGCGCAGACGGCACCTGGACGCTCGGTGTTCCCAGCCCCGTTGCCGGAGCACATACCTACAGCGTGAAGGGTCAGGACGGGACGGAACTGGGCAGCTTCCAGACGACCATCGCGGCGGCAGCAGCCGGAGCCAGCACGGCGACCTGCACCAAGCCCTTCTCGCTGTCGATCAAGGACGGTCAGACGGTCAGTGCGCCCTACCGCTTCGGTGGCGTGGGCAGCGGGCAGAAGTACGTGATTACGGTGCTGCGCGGCACCCGTCAGATCGGCAGCAAGACGGTGGCGCTCGACCCCACCTGTGGCTGGAGCTACACCAGCAACCCCGGCAAGGGCACCGTCACCTACTCGATCAGCGAGGCAGGCAAGAGCAGCGCTGCTGGCAAGATCACCCTGACTGTGAAGTAA
- a CDS encoding ABC transporter substrate-binding protein, with protein MKNRTKTALVAVTAAALLASAAQAAGKLEIFSWWAGDEGPALAALIKQYEAQYPGVKVDNATVTGGAGTNAKAVLKTRMLGGDPPDSFQAHAGQELTGTWVVADRMDDLTSLYKSEGWMSKFPKAVIDLVSYKGGIYSVPVDVHRSNVMWYQPATLKKYGVTAPTSWASFLTTCATLKAKGMATPLVMGENWTQQMIWESVAVGVLGPKGWNDLWSGKLKFTDPRVVGTFTTYGKVLDCANKDASGLSWQQATDRLLAGQAAFNIMGDWAAGYLTTTKKLKPGTDFAWSASPNTNGTFIMLADSFGLPKGVKDKAEVMNWLKLLGSKSGQDTFNPLKGSIAARTDSDLSKYSVYSQSAAKDWKSKVIVGSMVHGAAANEAFTSGFGSINDAFVSNRDAKAAAQAAQDLATKSRIGM; from the coding sequence ATGAAAAACCGTACCAAGACCGCCCTCGTCGCTGTGACCGCCGCTGCCCTGCTCGCCAGTGCCGCGCAGGCCGCTGGCAAACTGGAAATCTTCTCGTGGTGGGCGGGCGATGAAGGCCCCGCGCTGGCCGCGCTCATCAAGCAGTACGAGGCCCAGTACCCCGGCGTGAAGGTGGACAACGCCACCGTGACCGGCGGTGCAGGCACCAACGCCAAGGCCGTCCTGAAGACCCGTATGCTCGGTGGCGATCCGCCTGACAGCTTCCAGGCGCACGCCGGACAGGAACTCACCGGTACCTGGGTCGTGGCCGACCGCATGGACGACCTGACCAGCCTGTACAAGTCCGAGGGCTGGATGAGCAAGTTCCCCAAGGCCGTCATCGATCTGGTATCGTACAAGGGCGGCATCTACAGCGTGCCGGTGGACGTGCACCGCAGCAACGTGATGTGGTACCAGCCCGCCACCCTGAAGAAGTACGGCGTGACTGCGCCGACCAGCTGGGCCAGCTTCCTGACCACCTGCGCGACCCTGAAGGCCAAGGGCATGGCAACGCCCCTGGTGATGGGCGAGAACTGGACGCAGCAGATGATCTGGGAGTCGGTCGCCGTGGGCGTGCTCGGGCCGAAGGGCTGGAACGACCTGTGGAGCGGCAAGCTGAAGTTCACCGATCCCCGCGTGGTCGGCACCTTCACCACCTACGGCAAGGTCCTCGACTGCGCCAACAAGGACGCCAGCGGCCTGAGCTGGCAGCAGGCCACCGACCGTCTGCTGGCCGGACAAGCTGCCTTCAACATCATGGGTGACTGGGCCGCTGGCTACCTGACCACCACCAAGAAGCTGAAGCCCGGCACCGACTTCGCCTGGAGCGCCAGCCCCAACACCAACGGCACCTTCATCATGCTGGCCGACAGCTTCGGGCTGCCCAAGGGCGTCAAGGACAAGGCCGAAGTCATGAACTGGCTGAAGCTGCTGGGCAGCAAGTCCGGTCAGGACACCTTCAACCCGCTCAAGGGCAGCATCGCCGCCCGCACCGACAGCGACCTGAGCAAGTACAGCGTGTACTCGCAGAGCGCCGCCAAGGACTGGAAGAGCAAGGTCATCGTGGGCAGCATGGTGCACGGCGCTGCCGCCAACGAAGCCTTTACCAGCGGCTTCGGCAGCATCAACGACGCGTTTGTCAGCAACCGCGACGCCAAGGCCGCCGCACAGGCCGCGCAGGATCTGGCCACCAAGTCGCGCATCGGCATGTAA
- a CDS encoding arsenate reductase family protein produces the protein MSKPTEMSVQMFGTKKSSATRAAERYFKERRVKVIFVDLGQRPIAKGELGRFVQKFGLTALLDMEGKKYEQLGLAYLRISEESLLERVIANPELLKLPLVRGGKTLSYGEDVAAWSAMLES, from the coding sequence ATGAGCAAGCCGACCGAAATGAGCGTGCAGATGTTCGGCACGAAAAAATCGAGCGCCACCCGCGCTGCCGAGCGGTATTTCAAGGAGCGGCGCGTGAAAGTCATCTTTGTGGATCTGGGTCAGCGGCCCATTGCCAAAGGGGAACTCGGGCGCTTCGTGCAGAAGTTTGGCCTGACCGCCCTGCTCGACATGGAGGGCAAGAAATACGAGCAACTAGGGCTGGCCTACCTGAGAATCAGCGAGGAAAGCCTGCTGGAGCGGGTGATAGCCAACCCGGAACTGCTGAAGCTGCCGCTGGTGCGTGGCGGCAAGACCCTGAGCTACGGTGAGGACGTAGCAGCCTGGAGCGCCATGCTGGAAAGCTGA
- a CDS encoding DUF4384 domain-containing protein, with translation MKKTLMTALVPSLLALTLPLAMGTTFAAPKISAQSIIVNPVQTSLGVKVWTDRDSSGQNTPNYYVGDRIRIYTSVNQDAYVYLFNVDPTGKVDLILPNRYAGGANFVRAGVTKAFPSSQDRFTFDIAAPYGLNKVLALASTTKLNLNDIANFQTQNAQATGFADVKVNGQQQLAQALSIVVNPVQNPVPQNSWITDVAFYNVAGGTPVTQPQPVPVPVQPVASELPPYSVTQQTEWRTAFDSARSANEVYSYYAAELQRQGYTQTDSRQDRGRLSGQFQKSGSVAELRVNQAGQHFDIVILKRS, from the coding sequence ATGAAAAAGACCCTGATGACCGCTCTGGTACCTTCGCTGCTGGCTTTGACGCTTCCGCTGGCGATGGGCACCACCTTCGCCGCCCCCAAGATCTCGGCGCAGAGCATTATCGTCAATCCGGTGCAGACCAGCCTGGGTGTGAAGGTCTGGACCGACCGCGACAGCAGCGGACAGAACACCCCCAACTACTACGTCGGCGACAGAATCCGTATCTACACCAGCGTCAACCAGGATGCCTACGTCTACCTCTTCAACGTCGATCCCACCGGCAAGGTCGATCTGATTCTGCCCAACCGCTATGCGGGCGGAGCCAACTTCGTTCGGGCAGGCGTGACCAAGGCCTTCCCCAGCAGCCAGGACCGTTTCACCTTCGATATCGCCGCGCCCTATGGCCTGAATAAGGTGCTTGCGCTGGCCTCCACCACCAAGCTCAACCTGAACGACATCGCCAACTTCCAGACCCAGAATGCCCAGGCCACCGGCTTTGCCGACGTGAAGGTGAACGGTCAGCAGCAGCTCGCGCAGGCGCTCAGCATCGTGGTCAACCCGGTGCAGAACCCGGTGCCCCAGAACAGCTGGATCACCGACGTGGCTTTCTACAACGTGGCGGGCGGAACCCCCGTGACCCAGCCTCAGCCGGTGCCCGTGCCCGTTCAGCCAGTCGCCAGCGAGCTGCCTCCCTACAGCGTGACGCAGCAGACCGAATGGCGCACCGCCTTCGACAGCGCCCGCAGCGCGAACGAGGTCTACAGCTACTACGCCGCCGAATTGCAGCGCCAGGGCTACACGCAGACCGATAGCCGTCAGGACCGTGGCCGTCTGTCGGGCCAGTTCCAGAAGTCGGGCAGCGTCGCTGAACTGCGTGTGAATCAGGCCGGACAGCACTTCGACATCGTGATCCTGAAGCGCTCGTAA
- a CDS encoding NAD-dependent epimerase/dehydratase family protein, with translation MNERHRTRVLLTGAAGEIGSALREQLRDHYDFILSDMRDIPDLRGDETFRQADLRDPEQVRRAMQGAQAVIHLGGIPDEHTYDMIRAVNMDGTQHVLAAAHELGVRRVAFASSIHTVGYYPRTEQVGPQMPVRPDTYYGVSKVFGEALGRMYFERYGLEFVAVRICSFQQVPRDARHLSTWLSPRDAAQLFRRSLDAEQVGFLTVAGISGNTRRWMTPEGWDVLGYVPQDDAERYATTLEHVHGDPASRSERFQGGIFTEADYLGRAQPSADQS, from the coding sequence ATGAACGAGCGACACAGAACACGGGTGCTGCTGACCGGCGCGGCGGGCGAGATCGGCAGTGCCCTGCGCGAACAGCTCCGCGACCACTACGACTTCATCCTGAGCGATATGCGCGACATACCCGATCTGCGCGGCGATGAAACGTTTCGGCAGGCCGATCTGCGCGACCCGGAGCAGGTGCGGCGGGCCATGCAGGGTGCACAGGCAGTGATTCATCTGGGCGGCATTCCCGACGAGCACACCTACGACATGATCCGCGCCGTGAACATGGACGGCACCCAGCACGTGCTGGCAGCAGCCCACGAACTGGGCGTGCGGCGGGTGGCGTTCGCGTCGAGCATTCACACCGTCGGGTATTACCCGCGCACCGAGCAGGTCGGCCCACAGATGCCGGTGCGCCCGGACACCTACTACGGTGTCAGCAAGGTCTTTGGAGAAGCGCTGGGCCGCATGTATTTCGAGCGCTACGGGCTGGAGTTCGTGGCCGTCCGCATCTGTTCGTTTCAGCAGGTTCCCAGAGATGCCCGCCATCTCAGTACCTGGCTCAGCCCCAGAGACGCCGCCCAACTGTTCCGGCGCAGCCTAGACGCCGAGCAGGTCGGCTTTCTGACGGTGGCGGGCATCAGTGGCAATACCCGCCGCTGGATGACGCCGGAAGGCTGGGACGTGCTGGGCTACGTGCCGCAGGACGACGCCGAACGCTACGCCACCACCCTGGAGCACGTTCACGGCGACCCGGCCAGCCGCAG